CTTATTCTGTTTTTTGTCATTTCCACTTGTGCCTTCtggcaaaaaaatttacagaaaagctTTACAGCAATATTTGTCCTATAAGAAAATAAACTTTATTTCATGCTACTATTATTTATAAACATTTAAATGCACCCTGTCTTGGACATCTAGGTGTAAATGCTGCTAAGTGCTTTCCATTATTTCAGCTGTACTTTGTTTTAACATATTGTCCAATTTTATGAACaattgcattatttaaaaaataaaataaaaaatctgacccATTTATTTGCTTGCTTTTCCAGATGTGCCATTTGCGGTCATGTTTGAGGATACGTGGGTTCGATGGAGAACATGAAAAATACAGCAAAATCTTACCTCTGTCTTTGACCATATATAAAGGCATAATTTGAAAGTTGAGAATGAGACGTATGCCTACCTGTCTAAATGTACTCAGAAGGATGAGAGGGGAGTGATGATGGCAAAGAATAAGGAGCCGCGTCCCCCATCATATACTATTAGTGTTATAGGATTGTCTGGAACTGAGAAGGATAAAGGCAACTGCGGAGTTGGGAAGTCGTGCTTATGTAACAGATATGTCCACCCAAAGGCAGATGAATATTATCATGAACACACCTCTGTTCTTAGCACAATTGATTTTGGAGGACGTGTTGTCAACAATGACCACTTTTTGTATTGGGGTGACGTAACACAGATAGGTGAAGATGGGGTTGATTGCAAACATCACATTATTGAACAGACAGAGTTCATAGATGATCAGACTTTCCTTCCGCATCGAAGTACAAACCTTCAGCCCTATATAAAGAGGGCAGCAGCTTCAAAGATTCAGTCGGCTGAAAAACTAATGTATATTTGCACAGACCAGCTTGGCCTGGAGCAGGACTTTGAGCAAAAGCAAATGCCAGAAGGAAAGTTAACTATAGATGGCTTTGTTCTATGCATTGATGTTAGCCAAGGATGCAATCGAAAATTTGATGATCAGTTAAAGTTTGTTAATAACCTCTATGCTCAAGTAGTAAAAGCAAAGAAGCCTGTTATCATtgcagcaacaaaatgtgatgagTGTGTCGACCACTATCTGAGAGAAGTTCAGGGCTTTGCCTCCAACAAGAAAAACATAGTTGTGGTAGAAACCTCCGCCCGAAACAATATTAATGTTGAGACATGTTTCACAGCACTAATGCAAATGCTGGACAAAACTCGAAGTAAGCCCAAGATAATCCCTTATCTAGAGGCATTTAAAACACACAGACAGATTGTTGCTTCTGCTACTGATAAATTTGAAAAGCTTATTGTACAAACAGTTCGTGATTACCATGCAACTTGGAAAACTGTtagtaataaattaaaaaacCACTCGGATTATGAAAATTACATTAATTTAGAGGGAACCATGAAAGCTAAAAATACATTCTCCAAGCACATAGAACAGCTAAAACAGGAGCATATTCGAAAAAAGAAAGGAGGAATACTTAAAAACACTACCAAGAACACTCAATACATTGCTGCCAAAACTTGAGGAGATAGAAAATTTAAACTGGGCAGAAGCTCTCCGGTTTCTAGAGAAGAGGCCTGACTTCAGCCTTTGGTTTGTAATGCTGGAAAAGACTCCCTGGGACCAGTCGGATCATATTGACAATGTAAATGACAGAAGAGTTCCATTTGATCTTCTCTGTACACTAGAGGTTGAAAAGGTCTACCAAAGCCATGTGCAAAACTTGGTTACTGAGAAGAAGAGGGTAGAAATGAAAGAGAAGTTCAAAAAAACACTTGAAAAGATACCGTTTATTTCCCCTGGTCAGCCGTGGGAAGAggttatgtgttttgttttggacGATGAAGCTTACAAGTTCATCAGTGAGGCAGACCGTATAGCAGTATATCGCAAGCACCAGCGGGAAATTATTGAAAAAGCCAAAGAAGAATTTCAAGAGATGCTTTTTGAGCACTCCGAGTTGTTTTATGACCTAGATCTTAATGCTACACCAAGCACTGATAAAATGTCTGAAATTAATGCAGTCCTTGGGGAAGAACCTAGATATAAAGCTTTGCAAAAGCTTGCAACTGACAGAGAATCTCTTCTTCTTAAACACATAGGATTTGTTTACCACCCTACAAAGGAAACTTGTCTTAGTGTCCAAAGCTGCATGGACATTAAAGTGGAACAAATACTCGCCAACAGTCTCTTACAATCAAATCTTGGCCGTCTGAACATGTATCAAGATGGTACCAACCTTGATAAAGTGAACCTACTAATTCTTGGGAAAGACAGCCTGCCTCAAGAGATGGCCAATGAAATAAGGACCCAGTCAACAGATGATGAGTTTGCACTAGATGGAAAAATTTATGAATTGGATTTGAGAGCCGTGGATGCTAACTCCCCCTATCTATTTAGCCAGTTATGGTCCTCTGCATTTAAGCCACATGGCTGTTTTTGTGTGTTTAGCTCTATTGAGTCACTTAATTTTTTAGGTGACTGTATTGGCAAAATTAGATGTGAGGCCCAGGCAAGAAGAGATAAAGATATTGCAAACCTCCCGTTCACATTAATTTTGGCCAACCAGAGAGAAACCCTTAGCAAAAACCTGCCAATCTTGAGACATCAAGGACAGCAGCTGGCAAATAAACTCCAGTGCCATTTTGTGGATATACCTGCTGGCACATTCCCACGTAAATTTAATGAGGCTCAAATAAAACAAGCTCTTAGGGGAGTATTAGAATCTATTAAGCACAATTCAGATATTGCAAGCCCTGTTCCGGCTATTAAAGACCTTTCAGAAGCTGACTTGAGAATTGTAATGTGTGCCATGTGTGGGGATCCGTTTAGTGTGGATCTTATTCTTTCCCCCTTTTTAGAGTCCCGCACTTGCAGTGCTGCCCAGCCTGGACAAAATAATTCTCTGATGCTTGATAAAATCATTGGTGAAAAACGGAGGAGGATACAGATAACCATTTTGTCATACCATTCTTCTATTGGTATTCGAAAAGATGAACTTGTCCATGGGTACATTCTAATTTATTCAGCAAAACGAAAagcatctatgggaatgctccgtgcttttctttcagaaattcagGACACTATTCCTGTTCAGTTAGTAGCAGTAACAGACAGCCAAGCAGACTTCTTTGAGAATGAAGCCATTAAAGAATTGATGACTGAAGGAGAGCACATTGCCACTGAAATTTCTGCAAAGTTCACGGCTTTATATTCACTGTCTCAGTATCATCGGCAGACAGAGGTTTTCACACCATTCTTCAGTGATGTTTTGGAAAAGAAAACATCCATTGAAAATTCCTATTTGGCAGAAAGCAGTAGAGAGCAAAGTCAGCCTTGTGAAGATGTGTTTCTTCATTCACCCCGTGGAAATTCGCCAGCATACAGTTGCTACCCAGATTCTGAGGATGACTCAGAAGCCCCCCCTCCTTATAGTCCCATTGGGGATGATGTGCAACTGCTGCCAAAGTGTAATTTGGATAATGAAGGGAATGAATATCCCACACATAGCACTCCGTTAAATTGCCACGATCATGAGCGCAACCATAAAGTGCCTCCCCTAATAAAATCTAAGCCACCTGGACCCAAGTCAAAGGTAAATAGACTAGACCCAAATCTTGTGAGAACTATTGAAGCTGGCATTAGTAAAAACCCAAAGAAGCTAACTACTCGCTTCCCTTTGCACCCAGAAGATGCTGATTCATCTGAAAATTACGCAGAGCCAGTTGACACTATATTTAAATCCAAAGATTTTATTAATGACATCTACGCAGTACCTGATGACGGTCAAAACCACCTTCTAAAAATGCCCCATTTATTCCCTAATGCAAAAGCAGATGAAGAAAATGGTATCTCTGACCGACCTATGCGGGGCCAGGGAGAGAGGAGGCCATCAAAATATAAATACAGATCAAAGACACTATTCAGCAAGACAAAATCCTATACCTATCGACGAAGCCATTCAGATGCCAGTGATGAGGAAGCTCTTACTATCAGTGGAAAGGATAGAAAGCGGAAACCAAAGCACAGGCCAAGTGAAGAAGACCCTCTTCTTTCTCCAGTAGACACTTGGAAGGGGGGTATTGATAATCCAGCTATCACTTCTGATCAGGAGcaggaagaaagaaaaacaaagaaaaagccaCCTAAAGTGAAAGAGGACAAGAAGGTGGGTGTTTTTCAGTTTTGTTCAGCTCATTGTAGTAATGCGCATACCTTGCTCTTCTTCTTAATCTGTTTTATAGTGCTTTTTTTCTATGTACAGGTTGCAGAAAAAAAACtctggtgttgatgggggaatctctcCCAACAAGCTATTGTGTTCTACCTGTGGAGGTGGGTTTACAGGGAGcagtccctgctgggagaacacgaTTGCTTTcaataattgcatttaaaaattCAACACTgatgaaccggctgagatttaaatctatggctggctttagtctAGTTCTTGTTTATCCTAAGAAGATTGCTCTACATGCCTTTTGAATGTAGCATGTACAGTCATTGTTTGACTGCTGTGACTTCGTTTAGGAAGCTCCTTTATTATTTTGGTCCTCGTAATGGGTTCTCAGGCTTTCATTGTAAATATATCCAGACAGCATTTTAGATTATTTTTCAGGCATAATCACACAATTGGGTGCCTCTGTTCCATGTCCACTTCTTGGACCTTCTGGCACCAGGTTTCTGGCTACAAGGTTTGCAAAGAATCTACCTGGTCTTTGGGTCCAGCCCATACTAAATTATACTGGATGGatgtggctgtgtcctctgctaGCTTTGGTCAGGGAGGGCTTTTTGATTTGCAGTGTCCAAACCCCTTAAAAGTGGGAACAtaataaagtggaacttcactctccaaTCCAACATTGATTCTTTTTATTCCTTATGTTGCTTGCATTAGTAAATGGATAGGAAATGATATCATTTACTTCTGTTTAGTTTTTTAACATTTCTTTagttcctggtttcttgcctaggcaaattatgtcatacatcccaggagtcttcaggagggggaggagaggatggGGGTTTTTCTCAGCTAGGCACACTCTTGCATACATGTTTGAGGTAAGggaatttctccccccccccccctccccgattCCTACTTgcctaggtgaatgcagcatctgGGCCTCTACACTGAGGACCGAGTGATCGAACACCCCCGAATGTTCGTTTTTCAGACCTCTGTGAGAagagagctgcagactgtcactggagcgctgagctgtggagggggcggctcGTTGAGAGGCTAAACGGGATGTccgtccaggcacctggcggatccaaacTTTATTATCGTGATGACGCGCTGCCTGGACTGATATTAGTGATTTCAGCAGAGAGGGGACTTCAGCccgctctgctgaaaatgggtcagaggagtgcaaaacgaattgcactc
This window of the Rana temporaria chromosome 13, aRanTem1.1, whole genome shotgun sequence genome carries:
- the ARHGAP5 gene encoding LOW QUALITY PROTEIN: rho GTPase-activating protein 5 (The sequence of the model RefSeq protein was modified relative to this genomic sequence to represent the inferred CDS: deleted 1 base in 1 codon), giving the protein MMAKNKEPRPPSYTISVIGLSGTEKDKGNCGVGKSCLCNRYVHPKADEYYHEHTSVLSTIDFGGRVVNNDHFLYWGDVTQIGEDGVDCKHHIIEQTEFIDDQTFLPHRSTNLQPYIKRAAASKIQSAEKLMYICTDQLGLEQDFEQKQMPEGKLTIDGFVLCIDVSQGCNRKFDDQLKFVNNLYAQVVKAKKPVIIAATKCDECVDHYLREVQGFASNKKNIVVVETSARNNINVETCFTALMQMLDKTRSKPKIIPYLEAFKTHRQIVASATDKFEKLIVQTVRDYHATWKTVSNKLKNHSDYENYINLEGTMKAKNTFSKHIEQLKQEHIRKRKEEYLKTLPRTLNTLLPKLEEIENLNWAEALRFLEKRPDFSLWFVMLEKTPWDQSDHIDNVNDRRVPFDLLCTLEVEKVYQSHVQNLVTEKKRVEMKEKFKKTLEKIPFISPGQPWEEVMCFVLDDEAYKFISEADRIAVYRKHQREIIEKAKEEFQEMLFEHSELFYDLDLNATPSTDKMSEINAVLGEEPRYKALQKLATDRESLLLKHIGFVYHPTKETCLSVQSCMDIKVEQILANSLLQSNLGRLNMYQDGTNLDKVNLLILGKDSLPQEMANEIRTQSTDDEFALDGKIYELDLRAVDANSPYLFSQLWSSAFKPHGCFCVFSSIESLNFLGDCIGKIRCEAQARRDKDIANLPFTLILANQRETLSKNLPILRHQGQQLANKLQCHFVDIPAGTFPRKFNEAQIKQALRGVLESIKHNSDIASPVPAIKDLSEADLRIVMCAMCGDPFSVDLILSPFLESRTCSAAQPGQNNSLMLDKIIGEKRRRIQITILSYHSSIGIRKDELVHGYILIYSAKRKASMGMLRAFLSEIQDTIPVQLVAVTDSQADFFENEAIKELMTEGEHIATEISAKFTALYSLSQYHRQTEVFTPFFSDVLEKKTSIENSYLAESSREQSQPCEDVFLHSPRGNSPAYSCYPDSEDDSEAPPPYSPIGDDVQLLPKCNLDNEGNEYPTHSTPLNCHDHERNHKVPPLIKSKPPGPKSKVNRLDPNLVRTIEAGISKNPKKLTTRFPLHPEDADSSENYAEPVDTIFKSKDFINDIYAVPDDGQNHLLKMPHLFPNAKADEENGISDRPMRGQGERRPSKYKYRSKTLFSKTKSYTYRRSHSDASDEEALTISGKDRKRKPKHRPSEEDPLLSPVDTWKGGIDNPAITSDQEQEERKTKKKPPKVKEDKKKKKTKPFNPPTRRNWESNYFGKPLHELVTPEKPIPVFVKKCVDYIEDSGLGTEGLYRVSGYKTDQDNIQKQFDQDNNLNLALMEVNVNAVAGALKAFFADLPAPLISYVHHPDLLEASKIPDKMERLHALKDILRAFPPVNFEVLKYIISHLNRVSKHNKTNLMTADNLSICFWPTLMRPDFENKEFFSTTKNHQSVIEAFIQQCQFFFYDGDVVDSPSVTSSPSAQHGSPGQLATPLVPLQLPPPLQPQLLQPTLQADPLGII